The Lactuca sativa cultivar Salinas chromosome 2, Lsat_Salinas_v11, whole genome shotgun sequence genome includes a window with the following:
- the LOC111876413 gene encoding uncharacterized protein LOC111876413 codes for MRTNPGSTVKIDVNVMPDSTTYFSKMYVCFKGVKDGWIAACRRVIGVDGCFLKGICRGQLLAAMGRDANNHIFPIAWAVVEVENKETWKWFLDLLLDDIEMGIGHGLTLISDQHKGLIEAVKERVPAAEHRQCARHIYANFKKRFKGEQYRKLFWAAAASTTQPKFEAEMNSIKKIDPLAYEHLMERDPKSWCKAFFEVDRACDAYENGISESFNSIIDLARKRSLITMLEEIRIYAMERMYKMLQEGQS; via the exons AACCTacttttctaaaatgtatgtttgtTTTAAAGGTGTGAAGGATGGTTGGATTGCAGCATGTAGGAGGGTAATAGGGGTAGATGGTTGTTTTTTAAAGGGTATATGTAGAGGCCAACTGTTAGCAGCTATGGGTAGGGATGCAAACAACCACATCTTCCCTATTGCATGGGCTGTGGTGGAAGTTGAAAATAAGGAAACATGGAAGTGGTTTCTTGACCTCCTTCTGGATGACATTGAAATGGGAATTGGTCATGGATTGACCCTCATATCAGACCAACACAAG GGATTAATAGAGGCTGTCAAAGAAAGGGTTCCAGCAGCAGAGCATAGACAATGTGCTAGGCACATCTATGCTAACTTCAAGAAAAGATTCAAAGGTGAACAATATAGGAAGTTGTTTTGGGCAGCAGCTGCTAGTACTACTCAACCAAAATTTGAGGCAGAAATGAATTCCATAAAAAAAATTGACCCTTTGGCTTATGAACACCTCATGGAAAGGGACCCTAAAAGTTGGTGCAAGGCATTCTTTGAAGTGGACAGGGCTTGTGATGCTTATGAGAATGGCATATCAGAAAGTTTCAACTCCATTATTGATCTTGCTAGGAAAAGGTCACTCATCACCATGTTGGAAGAGATAAGGATTTATGCAATGGAGAGGATGTATAAAATGTTGCAAGAGGGACAAAGTTAG